The following proteins come from a genomic window of Hoplias malabaricus isolate fHopMal1 chromosome 15, fHopMal1.hap1, whole genome shotgun sequence:
- the LOC136668952 gene encoding gig2-like protein DreN, with protein MPIKFSGWEACCEKAKQLKPGQAPKKNHGYTMFHGTLKSSAQNIISSGFRPSVNGTLGPGVYCSRDINKAMGYPGGCLDSNRVVLKLRVRVGKVKKIDAQSINMCNTWHQHGYDTAWLPSTMGGFEEDCVWDPKRLTVVGIAYCSDPATKTHLENLIKQQGGGTGQSQSKQLGSQCTGCGIKTLEKHTVQKCWTCKTAICAFMDKHVCQ; from the coding sequence ATGCCAATCAAATTTAGTGGCTGGGAGGCCTGCTGTGAAAAAGCAAAGCAACTAAAGCCAGGCCAAGCACCTAAAAAAAATCATGGATACACAATGTTCCACGGGACCCTTAAGAGCAGTGCCCAAAATATCATATCATCAGGATTCAGGCCCTCTGTAAATGGAACCCTTGGACCTGGAGTGTACTGCAGTAGGGACATTAACAAGGCCATGGGTTACCCCGGTGGATGTCTGGACAGCAATAGGGTGGTGCTCAAGCTGAGGGTAAGAGTGGGCAAGGTGAAGAAGATCGATGCCCAAAGCATAAACATGTGTAACACATGGCATCAGCATGGATATGATACAGCCTGGCTGCCCTCCACAATGGGGGGCTTTGAGGAAGACTGCGTCTGGGACCCCAAACGTCTCACTGTAGTTGGCATAGCATATTGCTCAGACCCTGCCACAAAGACTCATTTAGAGAACCTTATAAAGCAACAAGGAGGTGGAACAGGCCAGAGCCAGAGCAAGCAACTGGGAAGTCAATGTACAGGCTGTGGgataaaaacactggaaaaacaTACTGTTCAGAAGTGCTGGACCTGTAAGACAGCCATTTGTGCTTTCATGGATAAACATGTATGTCAGTAA